The following coding sequences are from one Cervus canadensis isolate Bull #8, Minnesota chromosome 4, ASM1932006v1, whole genome shotgun sequence window:
- the HAUS8 gene encoding HAUS augmin-like complex subunit 8 isoform X3 produces the protein MSEGGTKSSQLQKSKDGSGGDKGNLQSTLLDGHDTALSDLDLSAIHDKSVVRKTPQFKKKSKKAELSSSSTVSEKSPDLSQAMEMMESQTLLLTLLTVKMENGLSAFEEQAEKNLEILCKEKEKLQKKAYELKRRLLLCQKKRELEDFLDAQIEMLSPLEAVASRFREQYKTFAMALDTTRHELPVKSVHLDGDRQLFLDELQRELTTTRHLLGELGIGSSEDNVKAFDMMRELREVIQKKDLELRRSFDQVLELSAEASKEAALINQEVWEEAQSPKALSRWYFNPEEATGGETQEEVRSPLCHDEP, from the exons ATGTCTGAAGGTGGAACAAAATCCAGCCAGCTCCAAAAGAGCAAAG ATGGCAGTGGAGGTGACAAGGGCAACCTGCAGTCGACCTTGCTGGATGGGCATGACACTGCCTTGTCTGACCTGGATCTCTCGGCCATTCATG ATAAAAGTGTGGTCCGAAAGACTccgcaatttaaaaaaaagtcaaagaaagctgagttgtCATCATCTTCCACCGTGAGTGAAAAGAGCCCA GATCTATCACAAGCGATGGAAATGATGGAGTCCCAGACTCTCCTTCTGACCCTGCTGACCGTGAAG ATGGAGAATGGCCTGTCTGCATTCGAAGAACAGGCAGAAAAGAACCTAGAAATATTGtgtaaagagaaagagaaactccAGAAAAAGGCTTATGAGTTGAAGCGCAGGCTTCTCCTCTGTCAGAAGAAGAGGGAGCTGGAGGACTTCCTGGATGCACAG ATTGAGATGCTGAGCCCCTTGGAGGCTGTGGCCAGCCGCTTTCGGGAACAGTACAAGACATTCGCAATGGCCCTGGACACCACACGGCATGAGCTGCCCGTGAAATCAGTCCACCTGGATGGAGACAGGCAGCTCTTCTTAG ACGAGTTGCAGCGGGAATTGACGACCACACGCCATCTGCTGGGAGAACTTGGCATTGGCAGCTCAGAAGACAATGTGAAGGCATTTGACATGATGAGGGAACTCAGGGAGGTGATCCAGAAGAAGGACCTGGAGCTCCGAAG GAGCTTCGACCAGGTTCTGGAACTTTCCGCCGAGGCAAGTAAAGAGGCAGCCTTAATCAACCAGGAGGTCTGGGAAGAGGCCCAGAGCCCCAAGGCCCTCAGCCGGTGGTATTTTAATCCCGAGGAGGCCACTGGCGGGGAAACTCAGGAAGAGGTTAGGAGCCCCTTGTGCCACGACGAGCCGTGA